TGTCTTAGACCTGGACACAAATTGAATATGTATTTTCGTGGtagttttggtttgattttataGGTTCGGATAAAGTGCTTATGTCTGATAGAAAGTTACATAAAagtatacatataaaatctcaaataaactaattaagtttaaataaattttcttcaTCGATATATACAactttgtaacataataatgtaCAACACCCAAAATATTAATTCACATCAAAGTGTGTTTTTATCTATAATCCAACAAACCCGCGTTTttgaagcgcggatcaaaatctagtagatAATTAAGAGTTGGGAACAAATCCGaaaatatctaatataattataaccaaacatatatttttaggatcttttaaaatatgtatgtaGACGCTTATTAATTGGATTTAAGGACAAGATTTTTTAAGAACAAAATTTAGGTTCACCTTAACTTCTAGGACTAATCAAAGTACCACGtagattattaaataaataatataaaactagaGTTTGACCCACACGTCCGTGCgggtatttatttttagttttatgtataaagtattatttaaatgtttattagttaatatttttaatatttatcatattttaaaaattttataaacatcATAATGAAATAGTTTACATGTTGGAAAGAAATATTGATCCCTGTGTCATATTAAACTTTCAACAAACATTTAACATTGATATGTTTGAGTAATGTTTCTTTTAACACGAAATTACTTCCcaattctataatattttaaatattttgtttatatatgggTCATATAGTGAGATTTAGATACatcagaaaaaatattttattataaacattaattattattctacaagtaattttatgatatttaaaaCTTTACATAGATAAATGtattgttgaaaataattaatagtgaCTGAGatgaataaaaatgtattttagaaatatttaaattatatatattttatgcaaCATTTAGATAGATTATAAACAATCCATATTGTTCTACAAGtaattcaaaaatagttgaacTTTAGCATAGAtagattttattgtttaaaataattaatagtaatggttaaacatatatttaaaaaaaaaaatacatatattgtaAGCCTTACAAACTAAATATGTGGAATTTATATGATACTtaggaaatattatattatactattaaaaacgtttttaaaatttgaattttcctAAAATTTAGCTAAATCATTTTAGGAAATATgttgatcacaaattttttaCTAAATTGGATTCAGgaaatgatttaataaaataggAAAAACAATGATTACTTAAATgtaagtttatttaatttttagtggCATTGGATTGTAAATATTATGCAAGATTAAGGGTTAGTTTATATTTGTacatctattttaatagattagattaaaaaaatagttaaaaaaatgaCTCCAATTTTAACGATGCTAACGCCACCagctaaatcctaaaccctaaattttaaatcataaattctAGACCCTAAATTCTATACCAAAATTctagatcctaaacccaaactctatactctaaactcaaatcctagacCTTAAACCCAAACTATATACGCTAAACCCAAATTCTAGATCATAAATCCTAAATCCAAATCTTATACCctaatttagaatttaagatttagagtttagggtttagccgGCGGCGTTAGTGTCATTAAAATTTAAGTCATtctttttctgttattttttttaaaaaagtttatattttttatttaataatctaCGTGACATTTTGATTGGTCCTAAAAGGTGAGATGAATTTAAAGGTTTGAAATATCCATTTATCAAATACtattatcccctatatattaatcttggaacattacaacatgttttcttAGCCACGTGTTATCACGAAGATAATTTTTagaattcttaaaaaataaattggttCATATAaagatatactatttttttattaaactaactaccAAAGGAGTGAACctgaattttgtttaaaatattagaTAGCACATGTTTCATCGTcctataatttttaattctaTTACGTATAATTTAAGAGAAAATTTAATGGCACGTTTTTAATTGGACCTAAAAGTACTTGGCATGAATCTTTGACACTTACCAGAACTCATATGTTTGGATACTCTGAAAGTCTGAAACCTAGTTAATAAGTAACTAcacctttttttatatatcagaAGATTGGGAGTAGAAATCCGTAATCCCTCCGAACTAACAACACattatgtaatattagttttgtttaaGTGGTCACTCGAAACTTCTGACACAATAGCCCGTGGATAATGAATGATTATcctatttagtttttttttttttttttgtaaaagattATCCTATTTAGTTCTTTCCACCACAATCAAGATCTAGAAAACGAAGAACCATTAAAGCATTTCTCATAGTGAAACAACTGGAGGATGTTTGTATTATTATAATGATTTCAAACAAAGCTGGAACAAAACAAAagctgaaaagaaaagaaaaagacagaACATAAATGATATTATTATAGATCTACTCGATacccatttttttctttagctCAGGAACGAGCTCAGTGACCTTCTCTGAATCAGGAAGAGACTTAGCCACACTGTCTCTCTTCATACAACTTTTAGCCCAAGCAATAATTTTAGGACACTCTGCTTCGATGCTAAAATTCCCATACTTCTCAAAAGCGTCGAACCAGCAGTAGTATCCAATCAGAGCTATGTCCACATAACCGAATGCTTCGCCTCCGAAGTAAGTCTTGTCTCCAAGCTCCGACTCTACCGTCTTGAGCATCTCTATGAACTCCTTCTTCCCCGCCTCTTGCTCCTCCCCTTTCGCTCCCCACATCAACCTCACTAGCCCGGGCACCTAACCACATATTGTTAACCAAATGAAACTTCATCGACAAAATGgtataagaaaaaacatcacaaatatttaaattttttgctaaaaaatatttatgatgttttttcttatacCATTTTGTCGATGAAGTCTCCCCAAAACTTGGCCTGAGCTCTTTGGTAAGGATCAGAAGGAAGGAGTGGAATTTTACCTGGCCAAGTTTCGTCAATGTACTCGACCTGGATAAGAGATTCACAGACTGGTTTGCCATTGTGGATGAGAACCGGTATTTTCTTATGAACCGGGTTCATCTCTAGGAGCAAGGAGCTTTTATTAAACAGATCTTGTTCTCTATAGTCAAATTTAATGTCTTTCTCTTCTAGAGCAATTCTCGTCCTCACTCCGAATGTACTCGGCCAATAACCGAGAAGAATCACCTCGTCCACCATTAGTTTTGCTATTTGGTTAAGCTAGCTTACTGAGAAGCAAGTTACTGTAATTTATGGAGGATATGCCCAACAAAAGAGAATGAATCCACAATCTTTGTTAAAAAAGTATATTGTCtgtatttaaaacttttaaataataCTATTACATAGGGCTTTTTATTTTGCAGCTTTGCTTAAAGTTAATATAAAGTGTGATCGGTTATATTCCCTCGGTCCATTAATGAtagactttttaaaaaaaaaaattgtttcaaaaagatgtattt
The window above is part of the Brassica napus cultivar Da-Ae chromosome C8, Da-Ae, whole genome shotgun sequence genome. Proteins encoded here:
- the LOC106411628 gene encoding glutathione S-transferase U25-like, translating into MVDEVILLGYWPSTFGVRTRIALEEKDIKFDYREQDLFNKSSLLLEMNPVHKKIPVLIHNGKPVCESLIQVEYIDETWPGKIPLLPSDPYQRAQAKFWGDFIDKMVPGLVRLMWGAKGEEQEAGKKEFIEMLKTVESELGDKTYFGGEAFGYVDIALIGYYCWFDAFEKYGNFSIEAECPKIIAWAKSCMKRDSVAKSLPDSEKVTELVPELKKKMGIE